Proteins encoded together in one Thermomonospora curvata DSM 43183 window:
- a CDS encoding ATP-dependent Clp protease ATP-binding subunit, translated as MFERFTDRARRVVVLAQEEARMLNHNYIGTEHILLGLIHEGEGVAAKALESLGISLEAVRQQVEEIIGQGQQAPSGHIPFTPRAKKVLELSLREALQLGHNYIGTEHILLGLIREGEGVAAQVLVKLGADLNRVRQQVIQLLHGYTQGKEPASTGPSESTPSTSLVLDQFGRNLTQAAREGKLDPVIGREKEIERVMQVLSRRTKNNPVLVGEPGVGKTAVVEGLAQKIVKGEVPETLKDKQLYTLDLGALVAGSRYRGDFEERLKKVLKEIRTRGDIILFIDELHTLVGAGAAEGAIDAASILKPMLARGELQTIGATTLDEYRKHLEKDAALERRFQPIQVAEPSLSHTIEILKGLRDRYEAHHRVSITDGALVAAAQLADRYISDRFLPDKAIDLIDEAGSRMRIRRMTAPPDLREYDEKIAQVRREKESAIDEQDFEKAAALRDKEKQLLAAKAQREKEWKAGDMDVVAEVTEELIAEVLATATGIPVFKLTEEETSRLLRMEEELHKRVIGQEDAIKALSQSIRRTRAGLKDPKRPGGSFIFAGPSGVGKTELSKTLAEFLFGDEDALIQLDMSEFMEKHTVSRLFGSPPGYVGYEEGGQLTEKVRRKPFSVVLFDEIEKAHPDIFNSLLQILEDGRLTDAQGRTVDFKNTIIIMTTNLGTRDISKGQSLGFARPDDHVGDYERMKAKVQEELKQHFRPEFLNRVDDIVVFHQLTPKEIIQIVDLMIARVDERLRDRDMGIELKQEAKQLLAERGYDPVLGARPLRRTIQREIEDSLSEKILYGELKPGQIVLVGVEGSGESAKFTFTGMPKPSTVPDTPPPVEGAVNFNKD; from the coding sequence ATGTTCGAGAGGTTCACCGACCGCGCGCGGCGGGTCGTCGTCCTGGCCCAAGAAGAGGCCCGGATGCTCAACCACAACTACATCGGCACCGAGCACATCCTCCTTGGGCTGATCCACGAGGGGGAGGGCGTCGCCGCCAAGGCACTGGAGAGCCTGGGGATCAGCCTTGAGGCGGTGCGGCAGCAGGTCGAGGAGATCATCGGCCAGGGGCAGCAGGCTCCTTCTGGGCACATTCCGTTCACTCCGCGGGCCAAGAAGGTGCTGGAGCTGTCGCTGCGCGAGGCGCTGCAGCTCGGTCACAACTACATCGGCACCGAGCACATCCTTCTCGGCCTGATCCGCGAGGGCGAGGGCGTGGCCGCCCAGGTGCTGGTCAAGTTGGGGGCGGACCTGAACCGGGTGCGCCAGCAGGTGATCCAGCTGCTGCACGGTTACACCCAGGGCAAGGAGCCCGCATCGACCGGGCCCTCGGAGTCGACCCCGTCCACCTCGCTGGTGTTGGACCAGTTCGGCCGCAACCTGACCCAGGCCGCCCGCGAGGGCAAGCTCGACCCGGTCATCGGCCGGGAGAAGGAAATCGAGCGGGTCATGCAGGTGCTGTCGCGGCGGACCAAGAACAACCCGGTGCTGGTCGGCGAGCCCGGCGTGGGCAAGACCGCGGTGGTCGAGGGTCTGGCGCAGAAGATCGTCAAGGGCGAGGTGCCCGAGACCCTCAAGGACAAGCAGCTGTACACCCTCGACCTGGGGGCGCTGGTCGCCGGGTCCCGCTACCGCGGTGACTTCGAAGAGCGGCTGAAGAAGGTCCTCAAGGAGATCCGCACCCGCGGCGACATCATCCTGTTCATCGACGAGCTGCACACCCTGGTGGGCGCCGGCGCCGCCGAGGGCGCCATCGACGCCGCCAGCATCCTCAAGCCGATGCTGGCCCGCGGCGAGCTGCAGACCATCGGCGCCACCACGCTGGATGAGTACCGCAAGCACCTGGAGAAGGACGCCGCGCTGGAGCGCCGCTTCCAGCCCATCCAGGTGGCCGAGCCGTCGCTGAGCCACACCATCGAGATCCTCAAGGGGCTGCGCGACCGGTACGAGGCGCACCACCGCGTCTCCATCACCGACGGCGCGCTGGTGGCGGCCGCCCAGCTGGCCGACCGCTACATCTCCGACCGGTTCCTGCCCGACAAGGCCATCGACCTGATCGACGAGGCCGGTTCCCGCATGCGCATCCGCCGCATGACCGCCCCGCCGGACCTGCGCGAGTACGACGAGAAGATCGCCCAGGTGCGCCGGGAGAAGGAATCGGCGATCGACGAGCAGGACTTCGAGAAGGCCGCCGCGCTGCGCGACAAGGAAAAGCAATTGCTGGCGGCCAAGGCGCAGCGGGAGAAGGAATGGAAGGCCGGCGACATGGACGTGGTCGCCGAGGTGACCGAGGAACTGATCGCCGAGGTCCTGGCCACGGCCACCGGCATTCCGGTCTTCAAGCTGACCGAGGAGGAGACCTCCCGGCTGCTGCGCATGGAGGAGGAACTGCACAAGAGGGTCATCGGGCAGGAAGACGCCATCAAGGCCCTCTCGCAGTCCATCCGGCGCACCCGGGCGGGCCTGAAGGACCCCAAGCGCCCCGGCGGCTCGTTCATCTTCGCCGGCCCCTCGGGCGTCGGTAAGACCGAGCTGTCGAAGACTTTGGCGGAGTTCCTCTTCGGCGACGAGGACGCGCTGATCCAGCTCGACATGAGCGAGTTCATGGAGAAGCACACCGTCTCGCGCCTGTTCGGTTCTCCGCCGGGATATGTCGGCTATGAGGAGGGCGGCCAGCTCACCGAGAAGGTGCGCCGCAAGCCCTTCTCCGTGGTGCTGTTCGACGAGATCGAAAAGGCGCACCCGGACATCTTCAACAGCCTGCTGCAGATTCTGGAGGACGGCCGGCTGACCGATGCCCAGGGCCGGACGGTGGACTTCAAGAACACCATCATCATCATGACCACCAACCTGGGCACCCGGGACATCTCCAAGGGCCAGTCGCTGGGCTTCGCCCGTCCCGACGACCACGTCGGCGACTACGAGCGGATGAAGGCCAAGGTCCAAGAGGAGCTCAAGCAGCACTTCCGGCCCGAGTTCCTCAACCGGGTGGACGACATCGTGGTCTTCCACCAGCTGACCCCCAAGGAGATCATCCAGATCGTGGATCTGATGATCGCCCGGGTGGACGAGCGGCTGCGCGACCGGGACATGGGCATCGAGCTCAAGCAGGAGGCCAAGCAGCTGCTGGCCGAGCGCGGCTACGACCCGGTGCTGGGCGCCCGTCCGCTGCGCCGCACCATCCAGCGCGAGATCGAAGACAGCCTGTCGGAGAAGATCCTCTACGGCGAGCTGAAGCCCGGTCAGATCGTGCTGGTGGGCGTGGAGGGCTCCGGCGAGTCGGCCAAGTTCACCTTCACCGGCATGCCCAAGCCGTCCACCGTTCCCGACACCCCGCCGCCGGTGGAGGGCGCGGTCAACTTCAACAAGGATTGA
- a CDS encoding histone-like nucleoid-structuring protein Lsr2, with product MAQKVQVLLVDDLDGGEADETVSFALDGTSYEIDLSGENAKKLRESLRPFVEHARKAGTTRRRRSRGASSRERSADIRAWAKARGIKVNERGRIPASVVEQYEAAH from the coding sequence ATGGCACAGAAGGTTCAGGTGCTTCTCGTCGACGACCTCGACGGTGGCGAGGCGGACGAGACCGTGTCGTTCGCGCTCGATGGCACCTCCTATGAGATCGACCTGAGTGGCGAAAACGCAAAGAAGCTGCGGGAATCCCTGAGGCCCTTCGTGGAGCACGCCCGGAAGGCGGGCACCACTCGTCGCCGTCGCTCCCGCGGTGCCTCCAGCCGCGAGCGCAGCGCGGACATCCGCGCTTGGGCCAAGGCGCGCGGCATCAAGGTCAATGAGCGCGGCCGGATTCCGGCGAGCGTCGTGGAACAGTACGAGGCGGCTCACTGA
- a CDS encoding RDD family protein, translating to MHDEGHQEGRKEEGLEEGPAEPAQRLVARVVDTLVVGLPVMLVVHSQALGLSRPTADLVAVPVLAALLLVYEWLQLALWGRTLGKRLVGLEVVAERPGAGLGHRRALLRSAVYALPIALRPVPLLGPVAGLFWVVNAGLVLEETRRRALHDRFAGTVVIRRAQPQTTADGAPGR from the coding sequence ATGCACGACGAGGGACACCAAGAGGGCCGTAAGGAAGAGGGCCTGGAGGAAGGGCCGGCCGAGCCTGCGCAACGGCTGGTCGCCCGGGTGGTGGACACCCTCGTGGTGGGGCTGCCGGTGATGCTGGTGGTCCACTCGCAGGCCCTGGGGCTGTCCAGGCCCACCGCGGATCTGGTCGCCGTGCCGGTCCTGGCGGCCCTGCTGCTGGTCTACGAGTGGCTCCAGCTGGCGCTGTGGGGCCGGACGCTCGGCAAGCGCCTGGTCGGCCTGGAGGTGGTGGCCGAGCGCCCGGGTGCGGGCCTGGGGCACCGCCGGGCGCTGCTGCGCTCGGCGGTGTACGCGCTGCCGATCGCCCTTCGGCCGGTGCCGCTGCTGGGGCCGGTGGCCGGGCTGTTTTGGGTGGTGAACGCGGGTCTGGTATTGGAGGAGACGCGACGGCGGGCACTGCACGACCGTTTTGCGGGTACCGTTGTGATACGGCGCGCGCAGCCGCAGACAACGGCGGATGGCGCCCCCGGACGATGA
- a CDS encoding RDD family protein, protein MSDPYRGRRHYNPHWQGGHPPAQWQQQPAPGQWQEPTPYAHGGYGGYQDSAVDLPQAPIHRRALARLMDNALVAVFGFALVLPIAFGVIGLDAPGSDTRTEGGVWNWPIIITLFVVLAILPFIYEAVQLSLWGHTLGKRVLGMSVVRADPLGDPMTVPQAVWRAAINNIGYQIGLFFFLILMVMVWEYAAYGLLLAAVGTLLAYLWAIWDEPLHQAVHDRFADTVVVDDRIVHEDDHYGYDE, encoded by the coding sequence ATGAGCGACCCGTACCGCGGGCGGCGACACTACAACCCGCACTGGCAGGGCGGCCATCCGCCCGCTCAGTGGCAGCAACAGCCCGCGCCGGGGCAATGGCAGGAACCGACGCCCTATGCCCATGGCGGGTATGGCGGTTATCAGGACTCGGCCGTGGACCTGCCGCAGGCGCCCATTCACCGCAGAGCGCTGGCCCGGTTGATGGACAACGCTCTTGTGGCGGTGTTCGGATTCGCGCTCGTGCTGCCGATCGCCTTCGGCGTGATCGGCCTGGACGCGCCGGGCAGCGATACCCGCACCGAGGGCGGAGTGTGGAACTGGCCGATCATCATCACGCTCTTCGTGGTCCTGGCGATCCTGCCTTTCATCTATGAGGCGGTTCAACTGTCCTTGTGGGGTCACACTCTCGGTAAGCGAGTGCTCGGGATGAGCGTGGTGCGGGCCGATCCGCTCGGCGATCCGATGACGGTGCCGCAGGCGGTCTGGCGGGCGGCCATCAACAACATCGGCTACCAGATCGGCCTGTTCTTCTTCTTGATCCTGATGGTCATGGTCTGGGAGTACGCCGCCTACGGGCTGCTGCTGGCCGCGGTGGGCACGCTGCTGGCCTATCTGTGGGCGATCTGGGACGAGCCGCTCCACCAGGCCGTGCACGACCGCTTCGCCGATACGGTCGTCGTCGATGACCGTATCGTCCATGAGGACGACCATTACGGCTACGACGAATAA
- a CDS encoding amino-acid N-acetyltransferase has translation MPGNGDRWRLPTDYAHLIVEVTIRRARTADVPAIRRHIDTYAGTGRTLRKSTVTLYEDIQEFWVAEDAELGVVGCGALHVMWEDLAEVRSVAVDPRCSGRGIGHRIVSRLLETARELGVRRVFCLTFEVEFFARHGFRPIQGTPVSPEVYEELLRSYDEGVAEFLDLDRVKPNTLGNTRMLLRLEE, from the coding sequence ATGCCCGGCAACGGTGACCGATGGCGCTTGCCGACCGATTACGCTCACCTGATTGTGGAGGTCACGATCAGGCGGGCCCGGACGGCCGACGTCCCCGCGATCCGCCGGCACATCGACACGTACGCGGGCACCGGCAGGACGCTGAGGAAGTCGACCGTGACCCTCTATGAGGACATCCAGGAGTTCTGGGTCGCCGAGGACGCCGAGCTCGGCGTCGTCGGCTGCGGAGCACTGCACGTGATGTGGGAGGATCTGGCCGAGGTCCGCTCGGTCGCGGTGGACCCGCGCTGCAGCGGCCGGGGCATTGGGCACCGGATCGTCAGCAGGCTGCTGGAAACCGCCCGAGAACTCGGCGTGCGACGGGTCTTCTGCCTTACCTTCGAAGTGGAGTTCTTCGCGCGTCATGGCTTCCGCCCGATTCAGGGCACACCGGTGTCGCCTGAGGTGTACGAAGAGCTCTTGCGTTCTTATGACGAAGGCGTGGCCGAGTTCCTCGATCTCGACCGCGTGAAGCCGAACACCTTGGGCAACACCCGGATGCTGCTTCGCCTGGAGGAGTGA
- a CDS encoding NlpC/P60 family protein, whose translation MELTRSELDPVPAAAMRPAARGRSLGARVRTAVVAGAMLIASGLLPVAPAHADPDPSTKELTEQAHRLADRLEQLTEKYNGLRVQLAQAKRAAKVAAANAARQEEALEAIREKVSTLAATTYMQSGVDPAVAMITGEDPQQLLDQAATLRYFATQDGTKVQGLMEAMQAAQRARKSAEDRARQVETLRAQLERQRKEVVELYEKIRGQVIKRDPEALVELPVVGDGKAAQALRHAMTKLGKPYVWGAAGPNAFDCSGLVMWAYKQVGINLPHYTGSQWNAGTRISRSQLAPGDLVFFYSDLHHVGLYIGNGKMIHAPRTGDVVKIDSIDGRPYAGAVRVA comes from the coding sequence GTGGAGCTCACCCGCTCCGAACTCGATCCGGTGCCGGCCGCGGCCATGCGCCCGGCGGCCCGGGGCCGTTCCCTGGGTGCCCGCGTGCGGACCGCCGTGGTGGCCGGGGCCATGCTGATCGCCTCGGGGCTGCTGCCCGTCGCGCCGGCGCACGCCGACCCCGATCCTTCCACCAAGGAGCTGACCGAGCAGGCCCACCGGCTCGCCGACCGGCTGGAGCAGCTGACCGAAAAGTACAACGGCCTGCGGGTGCAGCTGGCGCAGGCCAAGCGGGCCGCCAAGGTCGCCGCCGCCAACGCCGCCCGGCAGGAGGAGGCGCTGGAGGCCATCCGGGAGAAGGTCAGCACGCTGGCCGCCACCACCTACATGCAAAGCGGGGTGGACCCCGCGGTGGCGATGATCACCGGCGAGGACCCCCAGCAGCTGCTGGACCAGGCCGCCACGCTGCGCTACTTCGCCACCCAGGACGGCACCAAGGTGCAGGGCCTGATGGAGGCCATGCAGGCCGCCCAGCGCGCCCGCAAGTCCGCCGAGGACCGCGCCCGGCAGGTCGAGACGCTGCGCGCGCAGCTGGAGCGGCAGCGCAAGGAGGTCGTCGAGCTCTACGAGAAGATCCGCGGCCAGGTCATCAAGCGCGACCCCGAGGCGCTGGTGGAGCTGCCGGTGGTCGGCGACGGCAAGGCGGCCCAGGCGCTGCGCCATGCGATGACCAAGCTGGGCAAGCCGTATGTGTGGGGCGCCGCCGGTCCCAACGCCTTCGACTGCTCCGGGCTGGTGATGTGGGCCTACAAGCAGGTCGGCATCAACCTGCCGCACTACACCGGCAGCCAGTGGAACGCCGGCACGCGCATCTCCCGCAGTCAGCTGGCACCGGGCGACCTGGTGTTCTTCTACTCCGACCTGCACCACGTGGGGCTGTACATCGGCAACGGCAAGATGATCCACGCGCCGCGCACCGGTGACGTGGTCAAGATCGACTCCATCGACGGCCGTCCCTACGCCGGTGCGGTCCGGGTGGCCTGA
- a CDS encoding LuxR C-terminal-related transcriptional regulator — MRHAAASPRSLPRTREDGVEQATLARRGTDEPCLSEEEIRLLAQIASGVTADVAARRLELSARTLRRRLRTICDRLDVNTPIEAVVWAAKRQLI, encoded by the coding sequence ATGCGGCACGCAGCCGCATCCCCGCGGTCATTACCACGGACGAGGGAGGACGGAGTGGAACAGGCCACACTCGCACGTCGTGGCACCGATGAGCCGTGCCTGAGCGAGGAGGAGATCCGGCTGCTGGCACAGATCGCCAGCGGGGTCACCGCCGATGTCGCGGCGCGCAGGCTGGAGCTGAGCGCCCGGACGCTGCGCCGCCGCCTGCGGACGATCTGCGATCGGCTGGATGTGAACACCCCCATCGAGGCCGTCGTCTGGGCGGCCAAGAGGCAGCTGATCTAG